In Sphingomonas sp. BGYR3, the genomic stretch GTCATCGCCTCGCTCGACGCAAGCTGGCGCGAACAGTCCTGGGCCGACCGGTTCGACTATAATCTCGACCGGATGCTCGCCCATGGCCTGCGCCGTGCGGCCGAGATGGAGGAAGTGGTGCTGACGCTTGAATCGCTGGGCGTGGACCCGGCGATGACGCGCGGCACGATTGCGCGGCAACGCGAACTGGGATCGCTCGGGCTGACGCCGCCCGACGGCCTGTCGGCCAAGCTGGCGGCGATCCGAAACGCATCAACAAGGGAAGCGGCATGACGCTGATCATCGATTGCCATGGCCATTATACCGTCCTGCCCAAGGCGCATGACGCCTGGCGCGAGGAACAAAAGGCCGCGTTCAAGGCCGGAACGCCATGCCCCCCCTATCCCGACATTTCCGACGACGAAATTGTTCAGACGATCGAGGCGAACCAGCTGCGCCTGATCAAGGAACGCGGGGCGGACCTCACCATCTTTTCCCCGCGCGCCTCCGCCATGGCGCCGCATGTGGGGGATGAGGGCGTGGCCGTCGAATGGGCGCGGCGCTGCAACGATCTGATCGCGCGCGTGGTCGGCCTGTTCCCCGAAACCTTTGCCGGGGTGTGCATGCTGCCCCAGTCGCCAAAGGCCGATATGGCGGGCAGCATTGCCGAGCTGGAACGCTGCGTGACGCAGCTTGGCTTTATCGGCTGCAACCTCAATCCCGATCCGGGCGGCGGTCACTTCACCCATCCGCCGCTGACCGACCGGTACTGGTACCCGTTCTATGAAAAGATGGTCGAGCTGGACGTCCCGGCGATGATCCATGTGTCGGGCAGCTGCAATCCGGCGATGCACGCCACCGGCGGCTATTACATCGCGGCGGATACGATTGCCTTCATGCAGCTGCTGGAGGGCGACCTGTTCGCCGATTTCCCCACGCTGCGCTTCATCATCCCGCATGGCGGCGGCGCGGTGCCCTATCATTGGGGGCGCTATCGCGGCCTTGCCGACATGCTGAAAAAGCCGGCCCTCGACACGCATCTGATGAACAACATCTTCTTCGACACCTGTGTCTATCATCAGCCGGGCATCAACCTGCTGGCCGATGTGATCGACAACAAGAACATCCTGTTCGGCAGCGAGATGGTGGGCGCGGTGCGGGGTATCGATCCGACCACAGGCCATTATTTCGACGACACCAAACGCTATGTCGACGCGCTCGACATCAGCGATGCGGAACGCCACGCGATTTTTGAAGGCAATGCCCGGCGCGTCTTTCCCCGGCTCGATACGCTGCTGAAGGAGCGCGGGCTGTGACCAGCTGGATCACCAATGCCTGGTATGTCGCGGGCTGGGATTATGAAATCGACCGGCAGCCGCTTGCCCGCACCATCTGCGGCATCCCCATGGCGCTGTATCGCAAGCTTGACCGCAGCGTCGTCGCCCTGCGCGATGCGTGTCCGCACCGGCTGCTCCCGCTGTCGATGGGCCTGCGCGAGGGGGATTCGATCCGCTGCCGCTATCACGGGCTGAAACTCGGTCCCGACGGCGTGGCGCAGGAAATGCCGATGCGGAACGATCCGGTGAACAAACGCATCTGCGCCGAATCCTATGTCGTTGCCGAACGGCACCGGTTCGTCTGGGTCTGGATCGGCGATCGGGAAAAGGCTGATCCGGCGCTGATCCCCGACCTGTGGCCCTGTTCGACGCCGGGATGGACGTTCGACGGCGGCTATTATCCTGTCGCGGCCGATTACCGGCTGATGATCGACAATCTGATGGACCTGACGCACGAAACCCATGTCCATGCCGGATCGATCGGCCAGCCCGAATTGATGGAGGCGCCGATCAACGCCTATGTCGAGGGCAACCGGGCCTATGTCGCGCGGTGGATGCCCGGCATCGATGCGCCGCCCTTCTGGCGCAATGCGCTGAAGCAGGACGGGCCGGTCGACCGCTGGCAGATCTGCGAATTCGTGCCCCCGTCCAGCGTGATGATCGACGTCGGCGTGGCCCCGGTCGGCGCGGGCGCGACGCTGGAACGGCATGATCAGGGGGTGCGCGGCATGGTCGTCGATTGCATGACGCCCGAAACCGAAACCACCATGCACTATTTCTGGGGCATGGCGCGCAGCTT encodes the following:
- a CDS encoding amidohydrolase family protein, with protein sequence MTLIIDCHGHYTVLPKAHDAWREEQKAAFKAGTPCPPYPDISDDEIVQTIEANQLRLIKERGADLTIFSPRASAMAPHVGDEGVAVEWARRCNDLIARVVGLFPETFAGVCMLPQSPKADMAGSIAELERCVTQLGFIGCNLNPDPGGGHFTHPPLTDRYWYPFYEKMVELDVPAMIHVSGSCNPAMHATGGYYIAADTIAFMQLLEGDLFADFPTLRFIIPHGGGAVPYHWGRYRGLADMLKKPALDTHLMNNIFFDTCVYHQPGINLLADVIDNKNILFGSEMVGAVRGIDPTTGHYFDDTKRYVDALDISDAERHAIFEGNARRVFPRLDTLLKERGL
- a CDS encoding aromatic ring-hydroxylating dioxygenase subunit alpha encodes the protein MTSWITNAWYVAGWDYEIDRQPLARTICGIPMALYRKLDRSVVALRDACPHRLLPLSMGLREGDSIRCRYHGLKLGPDGVAQEMPMRNDPVNKRICAESYVVAERHRFVWVWIGDREKADPALIPDLWPCSTPGWTFDGGYYPVAADYRLMIDNLMDLTHETHVHAGSIGQPELMEAPINAYVEGNRAYVARWMPGIDAPPFWRNALKQDGPVDRWQICEFVPPSSVMIDVGVAPVGAGATLERHDQGVRGMVVDCMTPETETTMHYFWGMARSFDIDDPGFTARFKQQQGGVFAEDREVLEAQQRSIAANPDLKVMAYNIDQGGVRARQIIARLIREQEGAA